Sequence from the Hylaeus volcanicus isolate JK05 chromosome 1, UHH_iyHylVolc1.0_haploid, whole genome shotgun sequence genome:
aaaaaaatacttatatatatgaaatttgtctgtctttcattttcttcggaGAGAAATTTTGCtctctttcattttatctATCGGAGATAATAAAGTGACGCAAAACGATTATGTTActctaaatattattattcattttatacattaagTAATTTATGCAAAGATTCGAACGAAAACTTGTTGAATTCCTCGATGGTAGAGCAGTTTGTCCGTGGAAATTGTGCAAACTATTCACTGGAAGTCGTATTCGACGATAAATCGGAAGAAGGCTGAGCAACATAATGCCGGTCTGTATGTTTTATGTATGAGAACAAGATTACTTGGGTACCACCCACTTGGTAAGTGCTACCACGACCCATTTCTGATTCAGAGAACCGCCCTGGAATTCGAGACAATGCCGATCGATCTTAAATCGATTCGGTGTTTCTAGGCGATTGAGATTAATAGCGAAACATGTTCGCGGGATTACCCTCTAATATAAGGAATGTATTCCTACATCGTAACGTTAAGGAAACATGATCGAGAAATTTCAATGGCTTTCGAAAGccgtatattttgtttctggTCATAATGAGCATTCAAATCTCATTCAATTCATGATATTGAATATAAGTAATTGTAATATAGTactgtacaaaaattttagGTCGTCATGCGAGGCTTgcattatatttcattaaatttgtgttaatgaatagtgaaattaaaacatttgaaaaaattaataaaattaacacaGATGTATAaatctaaaatatatatatatatatatatatataccgcTGTCGCACTTATTGTACTTCTCTTTGTTTATACGTcatctaattaatttatgttatatatgCTTTGCCATAACGATACTtcgttacaataatttaaacattagTTAGAAaactctttaatttatttgaaatgtaaatgtatcattatttgggcaaattttatttttattgactATATATATAGTCTATAGACTATATATagtcaataaaaataaactagaCTAGAAATAAATAGACTATATATAGTCTATAGACTATAGATATagtcaataaaaataaaatttgcccaaataatgatacatttacatttcaaataaatcgaaGAGTTTTCTAActaatgtttaaattattgtaacgaAGTATCGTTATGGCAAAGCATatgtaacataaatttattagatgACGTATAAACAAAGAGAAGTACAATGAGTGCGACAGCGGTAGAGAAGGGAGGGGATGGGTGTAGGTAACACGGTTTATTACCAGTAATTTACCTGGCTAGAACTTTGTACTTAGGTAAAGGCAGCCCTCGCAACCCTTGTGCCCCCTCTCGAAATGGCGCGACCAATCCCgagttatttttcttcgagtttGTCAGGTACAACGAAATACCCCCACCACCGTAAACAAGGGTGAAGTTGAAGTATGAAACCCAAATAGTAAATGAGACCTTTGTTACGACTTGTCATTTGCCGATCGGTCGTCGAGAGAAGAGTGCAGATACCGAACGTTTGGAACGCAGGGTATCGATACGGAATattgttacaattatttcaccCCGAGTGCAGCATTTCGTCAGTTCCGATACTTATGGCGAATttggaaaacgaagaaaaccACATAATCGACTACGAGGtgcgtaattattttttgaataattttacggATATTTAGAAGACTGTAATATTCATTGACATCTCAATTTGTCACTTTTATCGATTCAgtttttacaaacaatatgtaaatattcgtTTACTGAATATTCTAAAGCGATCAAATTCATGTGCTTGAAGTATCTAAAGTGTCTAATGTCCAAGAAGTGACATTTGTCCAACAGTTAATGTTAGGAGTAGGAAATTGGCATGTGTACAAcgtaaatagtataaaataaaaatagtgttTATCACTTACGGTATCTACCGTTGTAGacagtatatttttaaatacaaaaattcgacAGTCTACtgtcaacatttttcaatataatcgacatattttcatttttacataaagTTTGTTTTGGTCAATGCATGTTTTTGCATAATGTCTATTGGATAAATGTTCACAAATAATTTCCCTTTACgaacaaatgtataaatacgAAACTAAATTGACGCTTCATTAACAATGAATTGAATGACAAAAACAGTATACGCACAGAGTAGATGTTTTTTCCTTTGTAATAGAAAGATCTTCTACGACCAAATTTTTACAGCTATTGGCGTTATTCGACGATACCTCCGCATTGTCGCATTTGGAGAACTGTAGCTTCGACGAGTCGTATTTTGGTTACAATTTCTACGACGAGCCACGAAATACAAAGATCAACGATATTCGATTGTCGAAGATCGACGATAGTTGGAAGGATAAAATGGACGATAGACcaatttacttgaaaaacgGTCAGGATGAGAAGGAGAACGTGTTTGCTGTGCCGAAAGTGTACACGTGCATGTACTGCTTTAAGGGATTCTACAGTAGGTCTGCGAATCGAAGGCACCAGGTCTTCCACGCCAAGAAACAATTGCGTTGTCCCTATTGTAGGACAACATCCCACAGTATGAGTAATCTGCGAAGACACTTTGACTATTTCCACCGAGGCGCTCCAAGAcatcaaatattaattgagTCGCCATGAAATTACGGACTGCAACAAATTGAATACTCTCTACGGTGGAATTCTGCCTAACTCAATGAGAGAAAATAATGCTTCCGGTACAGTGCTAGTTAGATCGTTTTCGACTATCGATGCAAACCTCCTCCGTAACTCGTaaagattaaatttctttttttttttttttttatttgaagcaATAGATAGAAGTAAATTTTACTTCATactaataatttgtttgcttGCGTTTGGAAGATTTCTTAGACTTTGATAGATGTAACTGTCAGAGCAGTAGTTTTCAGCAGTTTTCAACTGTCAATGAACATTTCTTCGATAActggttaaataaattttagtcgaaaataacagagaaagaaaattattttgacagAAATTCGGagctcgataaaaattctatatttatattggaatGTTCTTTATCGCATGACAGCCGGTGATAAATTATAATCGACGATGAGGTGAATAGAAGAATAcaagaaaactttaaaaatataagagaaacattttatcgaacaaagtctaagaaattttcattgttgaATTCGTTGATTGGCAATGAATGTTTGATGCTGTATTAATTGGGAGACATGTTCCACCACTCGACacgttctatttaaaaattgtatcagaaaacgaacgaatgtaaaatttattacaacagTTAATTAACATCAAGAGAGACTCTAAGGATATCGGTGACTAAATTGTATGAAAAGAGTAAGATATGTGTATGTAATTAGAAGTTGCAAATTTTGTATGGTAACATCTCCATGGAGGCattataatcaaaatatttgatataggCAAAggtgatatatatatatatatgaaaaatatttgtgataCAATGAACTGAACcagtttttaattgaattaggTGACTATAGAATGTAAATACCGTAATCCAACGATTACTGTAAAacgtttcatatttaaatctaaattatttttattactattgcGTAATAGAAGAAAGTATGACGATttaagcatttaaaaaatatatatatataatcgttgaaattcgaaaacTTGGAATGGGATTAATGCAGATTTTTGGTTGATAACGTTGATATTTCATGGTTCTCGCAAGTAAACAAGAAATCTACATTAAAACCactctaatataaatatttctcttacGCTatccaagtattttattaagcATTTTAACCACTGTTGCCATTAAGAATATCGGAGCTGTACGAAGTAttctgttattaaataattaaagatgtaacatgaaataattatttaacacaatTAGATTAGAAGTAAGAatacataaatgaaaaatatttattaattcctaTCTggatataatatttgttatgttacagaataagaattttacataaaacatttaaattaatttaattctaaatttcttGAAGTAAAATGTTTGATTGCGTGTTACATCattgattatttaataaactatgtttattgaataaattataacagaCAATATACGTGCTCTACGTCGTTTTAACACAACTAAGCTTTATCTaagagaataatttaattgtaaactGTGTTGAAGTAATAGTAGTTCCTAACTCAGATATTATTAggtaattcaaatttacagaatcgtgatttatttaattcgcaTCTTATTAAaacgatatatatttaataaataatacgtctgttttcttgaatttacataaagtatgaccaagtttttatttatcttattaattattatgtaatattgcgtattcgtgtatttaaataattacttctaCATTTCTGGCGATTTTTCGTAGTTTTTGTtcatttcgcaaattatataaactaataattgttgtttggactatatctattcgagagatttccaagaatgtatagaatattacaatgtaaattgtttataatacaaatacattctacacccgcTGTAAATCTATCATTTAGTAGTTTCGAAGAAACCGTCATTCAAGGTGCACGTGAATCATGTTGAGTCATTTGGGACGAAACGGAAAAGAAGAATGCTAACTGATAAAATCCGAGGTTCGAGCATTtcttgaaagaaaatgtagaTAAAACGAACGACAAAGGCAACGTGATGTCACGTAGATCTAACAATACGAAGGTTAACGAAATCGCTTCGAAGTACCATGTTACATCTGAAGCATTGAAACACTCGATTCTTATTTTGTaacgaatttattatattgtagtttatgtgctacaaaaaaaaaatgctataaaataattaaaattaaaattatcacaATCATTAGAAAGCATGTTGCATTACGCAACAATAATGACAAAATAAAGCTATCACAAGGAGTACGAAGTGTGTTGGATTATGTTACAAACAAACATGTTCTCAAACCCTGTCACACGTTTCCATTCTTATTCGAAAAAGCTTTAGAACGAATGTAATCGCTACATTCTACGCTTACCATATATACATTGTTTACAATAATTTCCCATAACAATTCGTTATTTTGCACGCCTCTGTAAAGAGAAATTCACCGGAATACGGAGAGAACGTAGTCGTACGAATTGTTTTTAAGGCGgcataaataattcaacggCGACAGAAGATATCGTGCTTCTTTTTCGATAATTTCGACAGGAATCCACGGTTGCACTTCAGacagaaataaatactattcATGTGACGAATCATGTGCCTTCTGTGGACGAGTTTATGAAAGAAGATCTTCGTGCAGTAGTCGCACTCGTAGATCTTCGGTTTTCGAAACTGGAAATCCACTCGACTTTCTTCCTTTCGTACGTTCGTGTCGCATGTTTTCACGCGATTCGAAGCGAGGCCCAAGTAAAGCAAACATTCAGGCATCTGCTCCTTCTTAGGAGCAATTTTCGTTTGCTGCATTTTCTCTTCCAGCTGTTGCTTCAAGAAATCGAATCTCTTCGATCTCTTCACGAAGAAACGCACAGCGATGCGATTGTTCAGCTCTTCTAGCGAACAGTTGCTAGAACCGACTGGTAAAGTGTTGGaattctgtaataaatataatgatcAATTAGGAAacgtatgaatttttatttaaatacgttCACTTAtgcattattgaaattttatttgaatagttaagtaaaagtgtaaatatatatgttgCTTGTCATGTTACCATCTACAAtatcatatattttcaatatatatttattattaatgtttatcacttatgtttaaatttgtttaaatttgtttaaatttgttggacagtgtTATTATATAAgtagaataatatatacagaTAATATACCAAGCAACATGTACGTCTATATTTcgtaatatgtaaattaactcgattattatgttatacacttttaatatttgactgtttacgttttattctttttgcaCATTTTGCTTATCTAGGTATTTCTTGGTATTAAGAatcagtttatttatattgaagaGATCCCGAAGTaagaatcgaaacgtttatattaaatgaactACACGTACATGTAACTTCAACGTTTacattaataatgaatttcgtacgtgaatattatacattaaataaaatatgaaaaaaatgtgaaagtaTCGTAGTACGTTAAACTTATATCGGTATCAAtctattgatttatttatccaCTCTAATTTTCATGGCATCGATTTAAAACAACTAATTTTCTTCTGAAtccgaaagaaattattcgaatttaccaatttcaaaagacgaaattaatttaacgttaaGTGATCGAATATTTACCTTGTTTTCCGAAGACTTTTTCTTGCTACACGCGCAGGACGAAGTAAACATTGTAGAAATCTGCAATGTTCTCTTCCTGGATCAATCGTGATGTATCGTAGCACTGCGAAACTTCCGAGACGCACAAGGTACGTTATATTTGGGCCAAACTGCGtggaatgaaaaagaaaattccgtGCAGGTCGCTTTTAAATGACTCTGGCGGCTACAATGGATACTCGGTTCCATTAGCGAATAGTAAGATCAGGTAGATTCTCGCTACCCCTTTTACCCTATAGGCCCAGCGATTAGGGGATGGGGCGAACTGTCCTCCAATCAGGTTACTTTTCGGTATTCCGCGTTCGAGTTTATGCCAGGTGGGGCTGTTTAGACTCTTCGGACTCTTCTAGCCTAACGCaactgtttattaattatttattccgcGTGAAAATTTCGTCAGAATACACTAAAATTATGCAATTAACTTTTCATGTTAACTAGTATCTAAATCATGCTGTTTAGTACATCATACTTGTACATCATATTTCGACAGCATATACATGAACTGTGAAAACGGATAGCTATTCttctatttaataagaaaacgcAGGTGAAGTATGAAATATCTCTTATTTTCATGTACGATTAATCATTACGTACTATAAACAATGTTGTCTTAAACGGgaataatttccaaaagaaagTTGGACCAAATTGCTCTCTCGTATGACTGGAGGAAGATAAGTAGTAACTAATATCAcgagtaatatattttttatctttaaataaacGGTAAGTTTATCATAGAAAggcgaaaaattaatttccacatcTCATAGATTCAGATTTGTCCAAACATAAGAAAACGCATCaagttttatcaattttcaatatacaaaTACGATAGAATACATAATTTGACGTCCGAAAGTGTGAACCAATCAAGCTCAAATAACAACCAGCGTTTCTAGAGACGTCGAAATAGATACGATAAAATAAgggagaatttatttattttttgtaatagaCAGAACTACCCTCCGTTCCCCTACATTACTTACTAtcggaaatattttctctgtTCGTATTACCCAGCTTTGTACTCGATAAGcattattataattcacaAGTTGCTTGCTCCTATTAATTGCAtccattaattttaacaatcgAACGCTAATGGTTATTCGATCCGATTCGAGATCGAATCTGTTCGAGAGCATCTTACAATTTTGATACAGCGCGATACGAGCACTCGTTTGATGCGATCGAAGCATAAAAGTACACACATGTAGGATCGATAACACACCAGAGAACGAAGGATAAGAGGTTTTATGATAGAATCTCAAGCTCTGATTAATTTACTGCAATTGAGGAGCAATATCTCGTTCGATACACTTTGATCTACTAATTGCATCCCGTGCTAATTTCTAGTGTGCATGATACGCTTCTATCGTTCTTTTTCTTAGCTAGTTGCATTTGAGGTCATGTTAGCTTGCAGGGTCCACCGTGGCACAtcgtaaagttcgtgttaatTACCGACAAGGATTATTAGTACTGGACGCATGTTCCTATTAATGCGCATCGCTATTTTTCCTTACCGTGATGAACGATCGATAATAATCGGTTTGGTCACAGATCTTTCTCCTGGCTTTCCTAGTACTTCTATGTTCCTTTATGCTCGCGTTTTTATCCTTATCGAGTTAGTCTTAAGTAGACACGTTTGCGAAGATGAAATCAAAGGTATCGCAAGTGTTCAGAATCGTActtctttttatctttctccAACATATGTGTATCCTTCAAACAAAAGgcaataatacaaattaaattaccttTTGATACATATACTTGTATTTTCTACAAATCATACCTTTTAAGTGTAAAGACTATCATTTAGAAtatctcgaaataaaatcCTACTATTTTCTAATACTTAAAAATCTATTTGAACAGataaagtatttcattttcacagTTGGGAATTTCAAAGAAAGTAGACGATTTACTAttcgaacaatattttactaaaCTTTGGTAGCGACGACTTACAAAGTCCGTCGTTTACTATGCGAAACAAAGGATATATCCGCCGTTCTAAAATCTGATGAGAAAAATCTTTCTCCGGTAACTCTGTAAGAAATAACCGTTGTTCGAAGGGATTTACCGCTATCAGGGATTCCCGAAATTCCCTGCTTTCGAAAAGTGTCTCCGAGATGCATCCACGCAGAAGTCGACCGATTTTACAAGGGAGAAGGGTCCTAGAAGCTGCTTCAATCACGAAATAATCCGCCTTTCACTTGGCCACGAACGTTTTTATTACCTTGTTCTGATTAGTGGGCGGCGCATCCCACAGGGCGACATTCGCGACAGGTATCCTGGCGCCCCTCCTGGTCGATTTTCTTGTACCCCTTTGCAAGTCACAACGTAATAGACACCGGTTacttcgttaaccctttgattgCACGCGACGAATACATTTATCGTGGAAAATTCACCGTTGCTTGCGTACGACAAATGTATATTCATCGCTACCAACGTTCCTGTTCATAAATAATGgatattcgaaaaagttcgtggcgttttgtCGCTCGATCAACGCGAGAATGCTACGCAGGCTTGTGAACGAATTCGTAGTTTTTACGGACAAAATGCTCTGTCAAAATTTTCATGTCAAAGATGCATCACGCTGTGGTCGATCGAATCGCAGTGATTgagaaacgccacgaactttttcgaatataCGCGATATACGAACGCTTCATCAATTTGAAGAAGTatccaaaaataattacgaatctgttaatgaatttgtattcgttttttttttctttcaatttcttttttacgagGAATATTGAATTGTAGCTTTGTCGTTGATTCGTCGATAAATTTGAAGGAAGAATCGGTTTCTTCGGATACAGTTGCCCtagattaaaaacaaaaagaagctCAAATAGCTCCATTGGTTGCAAAAGATTACAAACAGAACGGACTTTTATCGGATGTTAACGAGACGAGTTCTCTATAGGTGTATGAAATAGAAACACGGTTCGATATTGAGAGTCAGAATGTAAAAGTCAGAGCCTAGGTGTGCAGGTAATtgagcattttatttataaaaataaatgtatgcgTTCGATTGTTTTCTTAGAAATCAGAATGTTATGTTGTAAGTTATTTCCTTGAAtaaattcagaatttttctctaaaaaatcaacatttattcTGGTGAGACAGGTATATTATAGTATGTAAAATGTCGGTACGTTTAGtgtcaaaaaacaaaaatcttgAAGCTTCTTTTGGAAAAGCCTTCATACGAGAAAATTGATACCAAGGTCGTTCTTCGCCTTCTCATCAGCTGACACCGCTCTTGGCCAACCTACCGCAACAGTGCGGTCGTTTTTCGTAACGCTTCGCCGGGTATCATCGCGATCTTTTCACTGGATTAATTTCTCCTGTCGCCAGGACGAAAAGAATCGTCGCTCCTTTCTTGTTTTTCTGCAGCAAACTAAACCGCACCAAGTACCGTAACACGAGGGAGCGTAACTTCTAACGCGAGATCCAAGAGCGTGCGCATCTTTGAATGTTATATCGAAAGCTTAGACGATGGAACTCCTAGTTGCATTACTATAGACGAAGGATCTGCAACCTGTCAATCAACAGGAGCCATAgaataatgttaaaaagtCGTAAATTTTGGAGTAGCTGAGGcgtctaaattattaattaacacgtcGGCTGCCAAGTTAAAACTCGCGAAAATCATTACAAAGTTATAATTACGTCTCGAGACTATTGAAGATTAGATAAGTTATCATTTGTCGTggtatagaattttttaacgtcgccaaattcacgaatcctatccagaattatttcaattactgCCTCAcatttggaattaattttttcaattccttaacgaaaagtcctgtcgcccatttctgggtgacgtggcgaccaacgtgtcaAGCATCATCTCTTTCATCCcgacgatcattttatcgacatttcgagttccaaagataTTAAACCTATAGAAACATTATTACTGATAGATGCGTGAAATCTAAGACCTAAGACCgagagtcgcctctcgagtgcaaacggttaatatttttatacttgagactaaatttcaattttcgtctAAAATTCCATCGATGGTTCCCACGTATTCAGAGTCTGAATTTCGGACTCGTCAAGATCGGAGGTCTTTTTGCAGCggaatttacattacatttgTGCGCCCGATGCAAATTCGAGAAAGGAGCAGAACTCGGTTGGCCGTACGTTTATCTGACGTTTCGATCTAATTACGATGTAATACCCTCGGAAACAAATATCGTCATCGATACGTCGCCGATACGCGCGCCGAGAGACGAAGGAAATGCTAACAGAAGATTGTTCGTCCGGATAAGCGCACGGTAAATCGCAGCGAGTAGCGATCCAGCGGTCCCGGTTATTTATGCGAAAGCATTTCTCGAGATTATCTGTGTCCTCGGTTCGAGACGGCGGACCTGTGCGtgctaatttcatttttgcacGCATCGCAATCAAACGGGACGTCCAACACCTTCGCGGACGCGATGagaatttgttgaatttcaattcttcatcGGAGATATTTGAatcaattcaaatatttgatcaTACGATTAAATTGTAGCGTGTTTCTGTTACACGAGGcagtaattgaataaatacttggcaagaaaattgaaatcaaaattataaatgcattaattttccttcgatCTTCGTTTCCAAGCCGGTCCAAAAATGTCCATTTTTTTAGCATCCTCTTTTACAGTCAAAGGTGCTACAACACCCGCGTTTAACGAATCCTAACTAACTACCGGAGTTAATAGTACACTGAAAATTCCTACTTGCGCAAAAAACAAAGGTACAAAATGCGTCTCGGTCGCGTGAACGAATTAGCAGGGACATCCAGGAAGGTCTAAGTAAGTGTAAACACGAGGCAGTTGAATAAACACGGAACTgtcaaaatgcaaaaaaagtGATTCATGTCCCGAGAGAGCGACTCGCTGTTGCGACAGACGAGTTTGAAACACTCGGGGCGAGATACGACCGAGAGTTTTCCATCTGGCGCAGGATGATCTAGGAATGCGGCATGTGGAGCCCGGCACTATTAAGCACGTAGAAGGCAATGCTGGCTTGTAGATAGATCCTCTCCACGGCAATCACCTCCTGGGTGGCCCGACGGATCGCCACGGGCCATCTCGTATAACTCCCTCGTATGTTCCTATTAAGT
This genomic interval carries:
- the LOC128876446 gene encoding zinc finger protein 58-like, translating into MANLENEENHIIDYELLALFDDTSALSHLENCSFDESYFGYNFYDEPRNTKINDIRLSKIDDSWKDKMDDRPIYLKNGQDEKENVFAVPKVYTCMYCFKGFYSRSANRRHQVFHAKKQLRCPYCRTTSHSMSNLRRHFDYFHRGAPRHQILIESP